Genomic DNA from Anoplopoma fimbria isolate UVic2021 breed Golden Eagle Sablefish chromosome 22, Afim_UVic_2022, whole genome shotgun sequence:
TAATGAAATAATTGCTCAGTTTATTTGTACATTAtggtaattatgttttttaccgGGAAATTAATTTACCCATCATGCTTCAggtggatgagagagagagaggtaaactatatttgacacacacacacacacacacacacacacacacacacacacacacacacacacacacacacacacacacacacacacacacagagtggtgGGGTCAGCCAGCCTCTCAATCTGAAtagaaaacagtttgtttttgtgtgtctgcctgGAGAGCTGGGATTGGTTAATTGGGCCTCGttagtgaggaggaggagggggggggggtgatggaTAAAAGAGTGTTTGggccaaaacacaaagatggcTCTGGTCCATAAACTACACCTGGACCAGGTTTTTgttgttcattcattcaaaatcacTTCTGAAACTTCGGCTCAGAGAACTTTCCTCCCCTGTGTTGAAGCACACGCTGGAGGTACTTGTACACATGTACAGTGTGATGGGTTGTCGTCCTCAGATCATGCTGAACTCGCTCCATAAGTACGAGCCTCAGCTCCACATCGTGTGCGTCGGCTCCCGTCATCGGCTCGTCTCCAACGTTTCCTTCAAAGAGACGCAGTTCATCGCCGTCACCGCCTACCAGAACGAGGAGGTACAAGTACACACAGCGCGTACATGTACACACCAAGCTGGTTCTTCATCATCTGGGAggtcaaatatattatatttattaaagacTGTAAATGTGTTGATACACAGCTCCACGtgttgtttgtaaaataaatataattaaattcatggaacaataaatatcataataatatagtTTAATTTAATGATATCATTCCATATTTACAAGAATAGAAGAGTCAAAAGCTGTGAAATGAGGGTTAAATAATGTGAATAGAATATTATGGTTCCGTGCTGATGTGTTTATGGGGTATTATTGGGGGTTTTGGGggtttcatgtgtgttttacgttgttttttatgtgtttttcatgtagttttggtgtttttttggtaTGTTTTTCTCGTGGTTTTGGGTgtattttgggtgtttttttgtatcttgttttgtatgtttttcatgtgttcTTTGTGTTCAGATCACGGCTCTGAAGATCAAGTACAACCCGTTTGCTAAAGCCTTCCTGGACGCTAAAGAGAGGTGAGACAAACATCTGTTCACCGGACTCCATCAGAAAAACGCCTACcacatataatacatataatatatatatatatatatatatatatatatatagtcttattatttattataaaggaatataataatttttctactactttctacttctcctATTATCATATTTGTGTACTTATACTCCTGAAACTTTCCCTACATaaagctgataatacttttgtacttttactgaggATACTTGAGCGACATGGCACTGATAGTACTTGTGTACTTGTAGTATCTGAAGGGGAATGAATGAGGTGTCAGTCAGCAGACACTTAGCATTTCTCACCAGGATACCAGAGGAAGTTAGCGTTAGCAGCTAATTAGAGAGTCATTAGGAGCTCAGAGCTTCACCGTCTCATCGGTTTGGAGGGAAGGTGTCaagtgagagacacacacacacacactcacacacacacacacacacacacacacacacacacacacacacacacactcacactcacactctcacacacacacacacacacacacacacagactcacacacacacacacacacacagactcacacacacacacacacactcacacacacacacacacacacacacacacacacacacagagactcacacacacacacacacacacacacacacacacacacacacactcacactcacacactcacacacacacacacacacacacacacacacactcacacacacacagactggtcATGATAGTGTTTCGTTTATCTGCCTCAGGAACCCAGGGGGAGGGGTTTACCGGAGTCGTCAGAGAGTCGTGTTGGGATTCAACCCTGTGagtcaaaaaatactttttattcctcacacacattcattaatttaaaggaaaatacttatatatataaatatatatatatatatttatatatttatataagtgtatatatacaaaatattgtgtattaagtataaaatatgtatgaatatttgttggaacaaaatattttttaaattctatttttatGATAGTTTCATGTTTATATTCAGTAAATTtagaattataatataatatagaaatatttaaaaagaacaaaatacaaaatacattttttggttttgttcttttttttttgtaaaacaaatattagtttGTAATGAGAAACTTCTGCAGAGTATTTTTTCTTGGATTTAcagtataaatgttttattatgtacaaaaatataaactacAAATAGAATGAAATGAACTGAAACAGGTTTTATTTCCTGCAGTGTGATTTTGGAACcaaatataatagaaaatgtTCGCTTAAAAATATAatggatgtatttttttattaaataagcatttatttatgtatataaatattaacGTTGGACTGATAACCTGTGTGTCAGGCTGGTCGCTGTGCTCAGccggagggggcggggctttcCCCTACGCTGGAGGCCTCCCACTGACTTCACACCATCACCACGGTTACAAACACCACGGTTACCCGGGACGACACACACCTTACCCCCCTCCTACCTGCCTCACCGCTCACACTCCTCAGGtaactctgtctgtgtgtgtgtgtgtgtgtgtgtgtgtgtgtgtgtctgtgtctgtgtctgtctgtgtgtgtgtgtgtgtgtgtgtgtgtgtgtgtgtgtgtgtgtgtgtgtgtgtgtgtgtgtgtgtgtgtgtgtgtgtgttttatttttgtatatttttttgtttataataatttatctgttctataattattataatataaatataaatgaacttTTAGTTCCATTGAATTTTgcaataaagatataaaatgtattgatatgaattctttttttaaacacacatgtccatactttatatattcataaacCGTAAACATACAGACGTTTATAAACATGGTTCTGTCTCCTTCATTGATgttgtcagtgtgtctgtctgaagGAGTTCAGGTGTTAACCGACGGGTGGAGCAGCTCCTCCCCtcgtcactcctcctcctcctcctcctctttgtcctcctccacCAACAACGCTCCTTCATCAcagccgcctcctcctcctcctcctcacaacTCCAGGTGAGGCACACCTCATGACCATATATCATTAGTTTTACaatcaattatataaaaaaatactgtatttatatatatgtttatttttttgaataaatatattaaaaatatatatatatatatgtatgtttataatatatatattgttatgtttgtgttcagTCAGTATCCCTGTCTGTGGACGGTTGGATGCAGTGAGCTAAGCCCCTCCCACTCACCCTGCTCGGCTCTCCACGGACCAATCAGCAGCGAGAGCCTCATGCAGCCACCCAGTCACGGTCGAGTGGGCGTGGCTGGATGGCCACCCGGCCCCGCCCACTCTTTCTGAGGAGGGATGTGATTGGCCGAAATGGAAATGAAGACCAATGGTGATAACTGCTGCCCAGTGAATACTACTGAGTATCAGTGTGTTTTAGTACATACACTACTACTGGtggctactagtatttactggtggctactagtatttactgatggctactagtatttactgatggctactagtatttactggtggctactagtatttactACTGGCTCCTAGTATTTACTGGtggctactagtatttactgGCTACTAGTATTTAtggctactagtatttactggtg
This window encodes:
- the tbx19 gene encoding LOW QUALITY PROTEIN: T-box transcription factor TBX19 (The sequence of the model RefSeq protein was modified relative to this genomic sequence to represent the inferred CDS: inserted 1 base in 1 codon), which codes for MKVEGLQEDGESGSVSSADRTSSSSAGPGSAERCMSRLLSAVESELQAGREKGDPTERELRVMLEDAELWRKFQLITNEMIVTKNGRRMFPVLKVSVSGLDPSSMYSFLLDFVPADGCRWKFVNGEWVAAGRAEGRGEGRGHGGIYIHPDSPNFGAHWMKAAVTFNKVKLTNKVNGGGQIMLNSLHKYEPQLHIVCVGSRHRLVSNVSFKETQFIAVTAYQNEEITALKIKYNPFAKAFLDAKEREPRGRGLPESSESRVGIQPCWSLCSAGGGGAFPYAGGLPLTSHHHHGYKHHGYPGRHTPYPXSYLPHRSHSSVCLSEGVQVLTDGWSSSSPRHSSSSSSSLSSSTNNAPSSQPPPPPPPHNSSQYPCLWTVGCSELSPSHSPCSALHGPISSESLMQPPSHGRVGVAGWPPGPAHSF